The following proteins are encoded in a genomic region of Terriglobales bacterium:
- the hfq gene encoding RNA chaperone Hfq, whose product MPTPMDLKPAQNIQDAFLNNARRDKSVVTIYLVSGVKLTGRIRSFDKYSVILESNHQEQLIFKHAISTVVLPRPGHGAESRSAAATAPAAAPEPSSADSPEA is encoded by the coding sequence ATGCCTACGCCCATGGATCTCAAGCCGGCTCAGAACATCCAGGACGCCTTCCTCAACAACGCCCGCCGCGACAAGTCCGTGGTGACTATCTATCTGGTCAGCGGGGTGAAGCTCACCGGCCGCATCCGCTCCTTCGACAAGTATTCGGTCATCCTGGAGTCCAACCACCAGGAGCAGCTCATTTTCAAGCACGCCATTTCGACCGTGGTGCTGCCGCGCCCCGGCCACGGCGCCGAGTCAAGGTCCGCCGCCGCGACCGCGCCCGCCGCCGCCCCCGAGCCCTCTTCCGCCGACTCTCCGGAGGCCTGA
- a CDS encoding urate hydroxylase PuuD, whose amino-acid sequence MDLLSSALPAFFQVRILPPGDGPLYEVTLRWIHFLAGITWIGLLYFFNLVNVPFQKELEPAYKGKVNLALMPRALWWFRWGAMMTVLAGFMYWMIIVAADARNAAVHGLSASSMNSVLNFLGIWIGAWVLEMLLVTHGKGALNKGWILAVFVGALMFGASTIYLKLNAHGWESSRMLSIGVGGGLGFIMLFNVWGIIWRNQKKIIAWTRANVTDGTPVPEQSAKLARQAFLASRTNTWLSIPMLFFMASASHYTFLVQ is encoded by the coding sequence ATGGACTTGCTGAGTTCCGCGTTGCCCGCCTTTTTCCAGGTGAGAATCCTGCCCCCGGGAGACGGGCCGCTGTACGAGGTCACGCTGCGCTGGATCCATTTCCTGGCCGGAATCACGTGGATCGGGCTGCTGTATTTCTTCAACCTGGTGAACGTGCCTTTTCAGAAAGAACTGGAACCCGCCTACAAGGGCAAGGTCAACCTGGCGCTGATGCCGCGGGCGCTGTGGTGGTTCCGGTGGGGCGCCATGATGACGGTGCTGGCGGGCTTCATGTACTGGATGATCATCGTGGCGGCGGATGCCCGCAACGCGGCGGTACACGGGCTGAGCGCCAGTTCCATGAACTCGGTGCTGAACTTCCTGGGCATCTGGATCGGGGCGTGGGTGCTGGAAATGCTGCTGGTGACGCACGGCAAGGGCGCGCTCAACAAAGGATGGATTTTGGCGGTGTTCGTGGGAGCCCTGATGTTCGGGGCGAGCACCATCTATCTGAAGCTGAATGCGCACGGGTGGGAGAGCAGCCGCATGCTATCCATCGGCGTGGGCGGCGGCTTGGGATTCATCATGCTGTTCAACGTGTGGGGCATCATCTGGCGGAACCAGAAGAAAATCATCGCCTGGACGCGGGCCAACGTGACCGATGGGACGCCCGTACCGGAGCAAAGCGCGAAGCTGGCGCGGCAGGCATTCCTGGCCTCGCGAACCAACACCTGGCTTTCCATTCCCATGCTGTTCTTCATGGCCTCGGCCAGCCATTACACGTTTTTGGTGCAGTAA